In Capsicum annuum cultivar UCD-10X-F1 chromosome 7, UCD10Xv1.1, whole genome shotgun sequence, one genomic interval encodes:
- the LOC107878349 gene encoding probable protein phosphatase 2C 58, producing MTGGREILHKMKEKACFISSMPDSPASKRITHGSHLVKGKSNHAMEDCLVCEFKQVNNNELGLFAIYDGHMGHDVANYLQTHLFNNILKEHDVWMDTVSATRRAYQKTDKDILEKAFQLGKGGSTAVTAMLINGQTLIVANVGDSRAVISKKGVAQQLSIDHEPNREREIIESKGGFVSNIPGDVPRVDGQLAVARAFGDKSLKRHLSSDPDVAIELIDNDVDLIILASDGLWKVMSNQEAVDCIKNMKDAKAAAKHLSEVAISRKSKDDISCIVVKFQ from the exons GAAAAGGCATGTTTTATTTCTTCCATGCCAGACTCGCCAGCATCAAAGCGGATCACTCACGGCTCCCACCTGGTGAAGGGAAAGTCTAATCATGCCATGGAAGATTGTTTAGTTTGTGAGTTTAAGCAAGTCAATAACAACGAGTTGGGACTATTTGCGATCTATGATGGACATATGGGCCATGATGTGGCTAACTACTTGCAAACACacttgtttaacaatattttgaaagag CATGACGTTTGGATGGATACTGTGAGTGCAACTCGTAGAGCTTATCAAAAAACAGACAAAGATATTCTAGAAAAAGCATTCCAATTGGGAAAAGGAGGGTCAACTGCAGTTACTGCAATGTTGATCAATGGTCAAACGCTTATAGTTGCAAATGTGGGAGATTCTCGAGCAGTCATATCCAAGAAAGGTGTTGCTCAGCAGCTATCAATTGATCACGAGCCAAACAGAGAAAGGGAGATAATTGAAAGCAAAGGCGGATTTGTTTCAAACATTCCAG GTGATGTACCTCGTGTTGATGGACAGCTTGCTGTTGCCAGGGCATTTGGAGACAAGAGTTTGAAGAGACATCTTAGTTCAGATCCAGATGTGGCAATTGAGCTGATAGATAATGATGTAGATCTCATCATTTTGGCAAGCGATGGTCTGTGGAAG GTAATGTCCAACCAAGAGGCAGTAGACTGCATTAAGAACATGAAAGACGCGAAAGCAGCAGCTAAACATTTGTCAGAAGTCGCGATTTCAAGGAAAAGCAAGGATGATATTTCTTGCATAGTTGTCAAGTTCCAGTGA